In Pseudomonas abieticivorans, the genomic window AGTGGCGCCAGGCGATTGCCTGCGCGATGGACGGCGAGCATGGTAACCAGCAGGGCCGCGTTTGTCATGTCATCCGTGAGCTTTTTCCCTGTAGCCGTTGTCGGCACGGGGAGACCGCTCTAAACCGCCTGACAGGGGCCGGTCGTGCATTTTGCACGCACCGTGATGGCCACCCTTGCAGTTTGCAACCCTCTAGCGCCTAAAGTCGCCTACAAATCGTTGAAAAATAAGGATATTATTGGGCTTTCCGAGTTGGCATGAGCCCTGCTATAGCTTTGTGCATAACAAGCGGCTTGGCAGCCGATTCCGCGGAGAAGTCGAATGAACAGCGCCCTCTACCTACTTAATGCATTGGCCTTGGTGGCCGTGCTGGCATTTCATTTCCAGGGCCAGGGCGCCGACCCGGCGGTGGTGCATGTGCAAGCCGAGCATTTCATGCAACGGCCCGTTGCCCGCCTTGCAGTCATGAATGCCGACAGTGGGCGCATGCAGGTGCGTACTTCGCAGCAGGACGTCGGCACTGCCATGACAGCCGTGCACACTGATCGCTATACCTTTTAAGGTTAAGGAACCCGACATGTCGAAATCAGCATGGGCATTGCTGTTCGTTGCACTGGCAAGTTTTCTGGCCGCCATGAGCCTGCCTCAGGACGCGGCCCAAGGAAGCGCTTTGCTGGGCACATTAAGTGCCGTGAGCGGTACATTGTTCCTGCTGGCGCTGTTCAAGGGCCGCAAGATCAAATTCGATCCTTTGCTGCGCTGATACCATGGCGCGCCAGCAGTGCCAGCAGGCGCTGCACGGCACCTTGCAGATCCGCCGAATTATCCAGCGCCTCGATTCGCACCGCCCCCTCCTCCCACACAGCCGGATCACTCTGCAGCCGCTCGTTGCGTTGCAGGCGCTGGTCGATTTGCTCTGGGGTTTCCCGCCCCCGCGCCTCAAGCCTTAGCCGCAATACCTGCGTGTCCACGGTCAGTAATATCGGCAGCAGTTGCGGATATTGTGTCAATGCCTGCGGCAAGTAGGCCCTGGAGCCATTGACCAGTACAGAGGCGCCTTGGGCCAGGCGCAGATTGATGTCACGCTGGATACCATATTGCAATCCATTGGCGTGCCAGTTCATGGCAAACTCCGCGTCCCGGCGCATACGCTCGAATGCCTGGGGCGACACGCCAATGGCATGCTCACCCACCGACTCGGCCGATCGGGTTATCACCCGCCGCGCCACGTCCACATCAAGGCGGTGAAGCGCGTCACGGGCGGCATCGATCACACTGTCCTTGCCGGAGCCCGAAGGGCCCATCAGGTAGATGAGTCTTGCTGGCATGGGATTGCCTCATGTCGGCTTGTCAGCAAAATTGCCAAATTGCCACTATGCTGTGGGTAGGTTGATTCGCCGGTCATTGTGCACATTTGGCGGTGAGCGAACCAGAGCACCGCCGCCGGTTAACCGGTAAAAGCGGTGAGGCGGCAACGATGAAATTTTCCAACCAGTGCTCATTTCTGACAAT contains:
- a CDS encoding PA3371 family protein — protein: MSKSAWALLFVALASFLAAMSLPQDAAQGSALLGTLSAVSGTLFLLALFKGRKIKFDPLLR
- the phnN gene encoding phosphonate metabolism protein/1,5-bisphosphokinase (PRPP-forming) PhnN; this encodes MPARLIYLMGPSGSGKDSVIDAARDALHRLDVDVARRVITRSAESVGEHAIGVSPQAFERMRRDAEFAMNWHANGLQYGIQRDINLRLAQGASVLVNGSRAYLPQALTQYPQLLPILLTVDTQVLRLRLEARGRETPEQIDQRLQRNERLQSDPAVWEEGAVRIEALDNSADLQGAVQRLLALLARHGISAAKDRI